DNA from Bacillus sp. Marseille-P3661:
GGTGGAATGCAAACCATAATCCAAACATTATCACGTTTTAATCCAAGTTATTTGTATAGTGAAATAACGACGATTTTATTAACACCTACCATACGTTCTTTAGGGCCCTTAACAATGGAACAATTAGTTGGTGCAATCCCAAGTCCATTGCCTTTAAAACAGAGTCTTCTGTTGATATGGCCGCAATTTACAGGTTTAATAGCTGCAACGATTATTTGTTTTGGTATATCCTATTTCATTTTTATGAAACAAGAAATAAGGGCAAAATAAAAATAGCAAAGAATAAATAGATAGTCTATTTATTCTTTGCTATTACTTTAATTATTAAAGACGCGTTACAACATTATATACAAAATCCCGTTTCTTTTCTTCTAGCTTTTTAAGATATTCATGTGTTTTGGGTGCGGTTTGTTTTAAGTTTGCATTTGTTTTTTCATTTAAATAATACATTGCAAACACTTCAGCAAAGTATTCTTCAGGGTAATTTTGAAAATACTCCCGTTTTGGAAACAATTTAAATACTTCATCTTTCCAGATCCCAATGAAAACGCTATCATTCCTAAGTTTATCAAATACTTTCCGTTCAACTGAATGACCAATTTCATGGAGCTCCAGATTAACAGAACCATGTCCCTTTCCATACGAACTTGCACCAATTTTCGCCGCTGCAATATACGTTCCTCCTGCACCTGGTACTTGATCCCATGTTTTATTAGGACTCCAGCCGCGTGGAGATATCCCACTTAAGTGTGTAAACGGGCCTTCATCAGTTAGTTTTCCAGTAAAAAGTTTGATCTTTACATTATTCACAACTAAATCATGAAGAAGTGTAGGGTGTATCTTGGATATACGAGAAACCATGCTACGTACTTCTTTATGATCGTAATCATTTTCATTCGGCAGTAATATTAGTTGACCTACTAACCTTTCAATCTCTTTATTATCAAACTCAATATTAATACCATGCATTTCATTGGCTTTCTTTAACGAGAGACCTGTAATTTCCCCTTTTGCAACAGAAAGTGTGGGTAAGGTGCAAAGAAGTAATAAACAAAAAACGAAAAGCTGTTTCATTAGCTTGTTCACCTTCTATAGTTTTCTGAATATTTTCATTATTTTAAATTGTGTATTACTATTATACTATAGATAGGCTTGTCTTGTTATGTATAAAATATTAAAATCTTATTACATAAATTTTACATTTTATTTACATTACTCTGAAACTTGAATTAAATAGACTCTCGTACATTGTTGAAAATGAAAGCAGTAATAAAAAACCGCAGGATATCCCTGC
Protein-coding regions in this window:
- a CDS encoding anthrax toxin lethal factor-related metalloendopeptidase; its protein translation is MKQLFVFCLLLLCTLPTLSVAKGEITGLSLKKANEMHGINIEFDNKEIERLVGQLILLPNENDYDHKEVRSMVSRISKIHPTLLHDLVVNNVKIKLFTGKLTDEGPFTHLSGISPRGWSPNKTWDQVPGAGGTYIAAAKIGASSYGKGHGSVNLELHEIGHSVERKVFDKLRNDSVFIGIWKDEVFKLFPKREYFQNYPEEYFAEVFAMYYLNEKTNANLKQTAPKTHEYLKKLEEKKRDFVYNVVTRL